Proteins encoded together in one Vicia villosa cultivar HV-30 ecotype Madison, WI unplaced genomic scaffold, Vvil1.0 ctg.000939F_1_1, whole genome shotgun sequence window:
- the LOC131632388 gene encoding uncharacterized protein LOC131632388, whose protein sequence is MDCTPAQKVRYGTHMLAKEADDWWLETLARLEFSGEEVTWNVFRREFLRKYYPEDVRGKKEIEFLELTQGNKFVTEYAAKFTELIKFYPHFDGEGAEFSKCIKFQNGLRSDIKKAVGYQKIRLFPDLVDSCRIFEEDSNAHHKMVSDRRGKNQQSRGKPYDAGKGKQRVIHGQRSSGGDAPARIVCFKCGQPGHKSNACTADARKCFRCGKMGHAMSDCKHKDMVCFTCGEEGHIGSQCPKKKAQSGGKVFALAGTPTTSGDRLIRGNPDE, encoded by the coding sequence atggattgcactcctgcTCAGAAGGTCAGATATGGAACTCATATGCTGGCtaaggaagctgatgattggtggttgGAGACGCTTGCTAGGTTGGAGTTTTCAGGTGAGGAAGTCACTTGGAATGTGTTTCGTAGGGAATTTCTAAGGAAGTactatcctgaagatgttcggggtaagAAAGAGATAGAATTCCTAGAGTTGACGCAAGGGAACAAGTTTGTGaccgagtatgctgccaagttcacTGAGTTGATTAAGTTCTATCCTCACTTTGATGGCGAAGGTgctgaattttctaagtgcatcaaGTTTCAGAATGGGTTACGCTCGGATATCAAGAAGGCTGTTGGGTACCAAAAGATCCGTTTGTTTCCTGATTTGGTTGACAGTTGTAGGATCTTTGAGGAAGATAGTAATGCTCATCACAAGATGGTTAGTGATAGAAGGGGCAAGAATCAACAAAgccgtgggaaaccgtatgatgctGGTAAAGGGAAACAAAGAGTTATTCATGGTCAGCggtctagtgggggagatgctcctgctaggattgtatgcttcaagtgtggtcaaCCTGGTCATAAGAGCAATGCTTGTACTGCTGATGCGAGGAAGTGTTTCAGATGTGGTAAGATGGGACATGCAATGTCTGATTGCAAGCATAAGGACATGGTATGTTTCACGTGTGGCGAAGAGGGACACATTGGTAGCCAGTGTCCAAAGAAGAAGGCACAATCCGGTGGAAAGGTGTTTGCTTTAGCCGGGACTCCTACAACTAGTGGAGACCGACTcatcagag